The proteins below come from a single Falco rusticolus isolate bFalRus1 chromosome 8, bFalRus1.pri, whole genome shotgun sequence genomic window:
- the SH3BP4 gene encoding SH3 domain-binding protein 4 codes for MAAQRIRAANSGGLPRCKSEGTLIDLGEGFAETSLCDVKVPSPSALLVDNPTSFGNAKEVIAIKDYCPTNFTTLKFSKGDHLYVLDTSGGEWWYAHNTTEMGYIPSSYVQPVNYRNSSLTDSGMIDNLLESPDEGVKELDLLGEWTDVKRNSVKTYHNNPFLNGVQTNPFLNGNLQTVPGSDKESNSNVTVDLLLFDTGAPTSAVSSSAANSSLGNIFDEFPSTNRLDLEQPVKRDNPFFRSKRSYSLSELSVLQAKSDAPASSGFFSGLKSPTPEQFQSREDFRTAWLNHRKLARSCHDLDLLGQNPGWGQTQPVETNIVCKLDSSGGAVQLPDTNISIHVPEGHVCPGETQQISMKAMLDPPLELNSDKCSTISPVLQIKLSNMEVKTFIILEMKVSAEVKNDIMSKSLVGLQCLRSDMKEGPYTPMQLSYSYGDTIQVQLENLEPCMYIAAVAQGQNILYPYTVWDYISKKITVGVYGPKHIHPSFKTVVAMFGHECAPKTLLVNEVTRQSHSPAPVALQLWGKHQFALSRPQDLKLCMFSNMTNYEVKASEQAKIVRGFQMKLGKVSRLIFPIASHDPNELSDFTLRIQVKDDKDAILTQFCVQTPQPPPKSAIKPTGQRRFLKKNEVGKIILSPLAATAKYPVFQDRPVLNLKYGKLLKTVVRQSKNHYLLEYKKGDVIALLSEEKIRLKGQLWTKEWYIGYYQGKIGLVHTKNVLVVGKIKPSYFSGPDLTTSLLLEQILRPCKFLTYIYASVRTLLMENLSSWRSFADALGYLNLPLTFFCRAELDSEPERVASVLEKLKEDCNNTENKERKSFQKELMTALLKMDCQGLVVRLIQDFVLLTTAVEVAQRWRELAEKLAKVSKQQMDAYEAPHRDKTGTVDSEAMWKPAYDFLLTWSSQMGDSYRDVIQELHTGLDKMKNPITKRWKHLTGTLILVNSLDMLRAAAFSPQDHEDFAI; via the exons ATGGCGGCGCAGAGGATCCGGGCCGCCAACTCGGGCGGCCTGCCGCGGTGCAAGTCGGAGGGGACGCTCATCGACCTCGGCGAGGGCTTTGCCGAAACCAGCCTCTGCGACGTCAAAG TGCCTTCTCCTAGTGCCTTGCTGGTTGACAATCCCACGTCCtttggaaatgcaaaggaagTAATAGCAATCAAAGATTACTGTCCAACTAATTTCACCACTTTGAAGTTCTCCAAGGGGGACCACCTGTACGTCTTAGACACGTCGGGAGGGGAGTGGTGGTACGCTCACAACACCACGGAAATGGGTTACATCCCTTCCTCCTACGTCCAGCCTGTAAACTACCGCAACTCTTCCTTAACAGACAGCGGGATGATAGACAATCTGCTGGAGAGCCCCGACGAGGGAGTCAAGGAGTTAGACCTGCTTGGAGAATGGACTGACGTGAAAAGAAACTCTGTGAAAACCTACCATAACAACCCGTTCTTGAACGGAGTCCAGACGAACCCTTTTCTGAATGGGAATTTGCAAACAGTGCCCGGCTCGGACAAAGAGTCCAACTCCAATGTCACTGTCGACTTGCTGCTCTTTGACACGGGGGCTCCTACTTCAGCTGTGTCCAGTTCAGCTGCTAATAGCAGCCTGGGTAACATTTTTGATGAGTTTCCATCCACGAACAGGCTGGATCTGGAACAGCCTGTGAAAAGGGACAATCCCTTCTTCAGAAGTAAGCGCTCCTACAGTTTGTCTGAACTGTCTGTTCTTCAAGCCAAGTCGGATGCTCCGGCATCGTCGGGTTTCTTCAGCGGTTTGAAGTCTCCCACCCCTGAGCAGTTCCAGAGTCGGGAAGATTTTAGGACAGCGTGGCTGAACCACAGGAAGCTGGCTCGGTCCTGCCATGATTTGGATTTGCTTGGTCAAAATCCTGGCTGGGGTCAGACGCAACCGGTAGAGACCAACATTGTCTGCAAGCTGGATAGCTCTGGTGGAGCTGTTCAGCTTCCAGACACCAACATCAGCATCCACGTGCCAGAGGGCCACGTGTGCCCTGGGGAAACGCAGCAGATCTCCATGAAAGCGATGCTGGATCCGCCGTTGGAGCTGAACAGTGACAAGTGCAGCACCATCAGCCCGGTCCTGCAGATCAAACTCAGCAATATGGAGGTGAAAACCTTCATCATTCTGGAAATGAAAGTGTCGGCAGAGGTCAAGAATGACATCATGAGCAAGAGTTTGGTAGGACTGCAGTGCCTGCGGAGCGACATGAAAGAGGGGCCGTACACGCCGATGCAGCTGAGCTATTCGTATGGGGACACAATCCAGGTGCAGCTGGAGAACCTGGAGCCTTGCATGTATATCGCAGCCGTAGCCCAGGGGCAGAACATCCTCTACCCTTACACCGTTTGGGATTACATCAGCAAGAAGATCACAGTTGGCGTCTACGGCCCGAAACACATTCACCCTTCCTTTAAAACTGTCGTGGCCATGTTCGGGCATGAATGTGCACCCAAGACCCTCCTGGTGAACGAGGTCACAAGGCAGTCCCACAGCCCGGCTCCTGTTgccctccagctctggggtAAGCACCAGTTTGCTCTGTCCCGGCCTCAAGACCTCAAGCTCTGCATGTTCTCCAACATGACCAACTACGAGGTGAAAGCTAGTGAGCAAGCCAAAATTGTGCGGGGCTTCCAGATGAAGCTGGGCAAGGTCAGCCGCCTTATCTTCCCCATTGCGTCCCATGACCCCAACGAGCTCTCAGACTTCACGCTAAGGATTCAGGTCAAGGATGACAAGGATGCCATTTTGACCCAATTCTGCGTCCAGACGCCGCAGCCACCTCCAAAAAGTGCCATCAAACCGACGGGGCAGAGGCGGTTCCTCAAGAAGAACGAGGTCGGAAAGATCATCCTTTCACCTCTGGCTGCCACTGCCAAGTATCCGGTTTTTCAGGACCGGCCAGTGTTGAACTTGAAGTATGGCAAGCTGCTGAAGACGGTGGTGAGGCAGAGCAAGAACCACTATTTGCTGGAGTACAAGAAAGGAGATGTGATAGCCCTCCTCAGTgaggagaagatcaggttaaAAGGACAGCTGTGGACCAAGGAGTGGTATATTGGCTACTACCAGGGAAAAATAGGCCTTGTGCACACCAAAAACGTGCTGGTGGTCGGGAAGATCAAGCCCAGCTACTTCTCTGGGCCAGATCTCACCACCAGCCTGTTGCTGGAGCAGATCCTGAGGCCCTGCAAGTTCCTGACCTACATCTACGCCTCCGTGAGGACACTGCTCATGGAGAACCTCAGCAGCTGGCGGTCCTTCGCCGATGCGCTGGGGTACTTGAACTTGCCGCTCACGTTTTTCTGCCGAGCAGAGTTGGACAGCGAGCCAGAGCGAGTGGCCTCTGTCTTGGAGAAGCTGAAGGAGGACTGCAACAACACCGAGAACAAGGAGAGAAAATCCTTCCAGAAGGAGCTGATGACG GCCCTGCTGAAGATGGACTGCCAGGGGTTGGTTGTCCGGCTCATCCAGGACTTCGTGCTGCTGACCACAGCTGTGGAGGTGGCCCAGCGCTGGAGGGAGCTCGCCGAGAAGCTCGCCAAAGTCTCTAAGCAGCAGATGGATGCCTACGAGGCCCCGCACCGGGATAAGACGGGAACGGTGGACAGCGAG GCCATGTGGAAGCCAGCGTACGACTTCCTTCTCACCTGGAGCAGCCAGATGGGCGACAGCTACCGTGATGTGATCCAGGAGCTGCACACTGGGCTGGACAAGATGAAGAACCCCATCACCAAACGCTGGAAGCATCTCACCGGCACCCTGATACTTGTCAACTCCTTGGACATGCTGCGGGCAGCTGCCTTCAGCCCGCAAGACCACGAGGATTTTGCCATCTAG